The following coding sequences are from one Candidatus Binataceae bacterium window:
- a CDS encoding ArsA-related P-loop ATPase yields the protein MKDLLKPHSILILLGPGGVGKTTMAAALGVAAARARLNTAVITVDPAARLRDALGLARLGGKPTRLDPRRLRAAGLDPALKLSAMVLDVKGEWDAMVAEHVSDPAARRRILDNPFYQSLSSQFAGADAYAALEALHDLHGAGRFDFQVVDTPPAAHAFEFVQAPARLVRLLDSQAARLLFAPSTLSASLALRLASHATRFVARELERFTGPSMLLSIAEFFAAAAGATGGMAARMRKVEALLRSPAVRFALVTTAEPERLHQARRLVGEMEAERLHLGAIVINRFIDEAVWQSCNASRGTSRLGILEEVAPLREALGVSKPADDGAEAVAAYLEGYRERARRGMRRVARFVEEIGPRVPVVIAPEIRPRTSSLIALGPLADFLLASPIVRGREGAPEAALKRSRPPSARPDAAAAQMPE from the coding sequence GTGAAAGACCTGCTCAAACCCCACTCGATCCTGATCCTTCTTGGCCCCGGCGGGGTGGGCAAAACCACGATGGCCGCCGCGCTCGGCGTCGCGGCCGCCCGCGCGCGGCTCAATACCGCGGTTATCACGGTCGATCCGGCGGCTCGCCTGCGCGACGCGCTCGGCCTGGCGCGCCTGGGCGGCAAACCGACGCGACTCGATCCGCGCCGCCTGCGCGCCGCAGGGCTCGACCCAGCGCTTAAGCTCTCGGCGATGGTGCTCGACGTGAAGGGCGAATGGGACGCGATGGTGGCCGAACATGTCAGCGATCCAGCCGCCCGCCGCCGCATCCTCGACAACCCCTTCTACCAGAGCCTCAGCTCGCAGTTCGCCGGCGCCGACGCCTACGCCGCGCTCGAGGCGCTGCATGATCTTCACGGCGCCGGACGCTTCGACTTCCAGGTCGTCGATACGCCGCCCGCCGCGCACGCCTTCGAGTTCGTGCAGGCGCCGGCGCGGCTGGTGCGCCTACTCGACTCGCAGGCCGCGCGCCTGCTCTTCGCGCCGAGCACGCTTTCAGCCTCGCTCGCGCTGCGCCTTGCCAGTCATGCGACGCGCTTCGTCGCGCGCGAGCTGGAACGCTTCACCGGTCCCAGCATGCTGTTGTCGATCGCCGAGTTCTTCGCCGCCGCGGCGGGCGCGACGGGAGGGATGGCGGCGCGTATGCGCAAGGTCGAGGCGCTGTTGCGCTCGCCCGCGGTGCGCTTTGCGCTGGTAACGACCGCCGAACCGGAGCGGCTGCACCAGGCGCGCCGGCTGGTCGGCGAGATGGAGGCCGAGAGGCTGCACCTGGGCGCGATCGTGATCAACCGCTTCATTGACGAGGCGGTATGGCAAAGCTGCAATGCAAGCCGGGGAACGTCGCGGCTTGGCATTCTGGAGGAAGTTGCGCCGCTGCGGGAAGCGCTCGGCGTCTCGAAGCCGGCGGACGACGGCGCGGAGGCGGTCGCGGCATATCTCGAGGGCTATCGCGAGCGCGCGCGTCGCGGGATGCGCCGCGTGGCGCGCTTCGTCGAGGAGATTGGGCCGCGCGTGCCGGTCGTGATCGCGCCGGAGATCCGGCCGCGCACCTCGAGTCTCATCGCGCTCGGACCGCTTGCGGATTTTCTTCTTGCATCGCCGATCGTCAGGGGGCGCGAAGGCGCGCCGGAGGCGGCGCTCAAGCGCTCGCGCCCGCCGTCAGCGCGGCCCGATGCAGCGGCGGCTCAGATGCCGGAGTGA
- a CDS encoding GNAT family N-acetyltransferase has product MSEEAATIEVDVVEGIERIARAEWNALVADEDSPFVDWDWLFAMEHSGSAARASGWAPCHLVIRGGKARRILAACPLYLKSHSMGEFVFDHGWADAAARAGIRYYPKLLVGVPFTPHTGRRFLTAPGADRARLVAALGRALIQLCADNRLSSAHVTFCLPEEAEVLRTLGFMERLGYQYHWRNADFASFDDYIGALKSKRRYAVRHERAALVAQGATIRVFSGDEIPDSIFGPMFDLYLSTIDKLYWGRQYLTREFFSEMRARFKRHICLVCAYRGRKLIAGTFNLQKAGVMYGRYWGCFEELKYLHFNVCYYAAIEHCIARGLKRFEPGAGGEYKWLRGFDPALTRSAHFVAHEGMRRAVANFLARERREVELWIAEGRARSQLKAPPPSDLETQ; this is encoded by the coding sequence ATGAGCGAGGAAGCCGCCACGATCGAAGTCGACGTCGTTGAGGGCATCGAGCGCATCGCGCGTGCGGAATGGAACGCGCTCGTCGCCGACGAGGACAGCCCATTCGTCGACTGGGACTGGCTGTTCGCGATGGAGCATTCCGGAAGCGCGGCGCGCGCCAGCGGATGGGCGCCGTGCCACCTGGTGATCCGCGGTGGCAAGGCGCGCCGCATCCTCGCCGCCTGCCCGCTCTATCTCAAGAGCCACAGCATGGGCGAGTTCGTCTTTGATCACGGATGGGCTGACGCCGCAGCACGCGCCGGCATCCGCTACTATCCCAAGCTGCTGGTGGGCGTGCCGTTCACGCCGCATACGGGGCGCCGTTTCCTGACCGCACCCGGCGCCGACCGCGCGCGGCTGGTCGCCGCGCTCGGCCGCGCCCTCATCCAGCTCTGCGCCGACAACCGGCTGTCCTCGGCACATGTCACTTTCTGCCTGCCCGAAGAGGCCGAAGTTCTGCGCACGCTCGGCTTCATGGAGCGGCTGGGCTACCAGTACCACTGGCGCAACGCGGACTTCGCGAGCTTCGACGACTATATCGGCGCGCTCAAGAGCAAGCGGCGTTACGCGGTGCGCCACGAACGCGCGGCGCTCGTCGCCCAGGGCGCGACGATCCGCGTTTTTAGCGGCGACGAGATTCCGGACTCGATCTTCGGGCCGATGTTTGATCTCTACCTCTCGACGATCGACAAGCTCTACTGGGGGCGGCAGTACCTCACGCGCGAGTTCTTCAGCGAGATGCGCGCGCGCTTCAAACGCCACATCTGCCTGGTGTGCGCCTACCGCGGGCGCAAGCTTATCGCCGGCACCTTCAACCTCCAGAAGGCGGGCGTGATGTACGGGCGGTACTGGGGATGCTTCGAGGAGCTCAAGTACCTGCATTTCAATGTCTGTTATTACGCCGCCATCGAGCACTGCATCGCGCGCGGCCTCAAGCGCTTCGAGCCCGGCGCGGGTGGCGAATACAAGTGGCTGCGCGGCTTCGATCCCGCGCTCACCCGCAGCGCGCATTTCGTCGCGCACGAAGGGATGCGCCGCGCGGTTGCGAATTTCCTCGCGCGCGAGCGGCGCGAGGTCGAACTCTGGATCGCCGAAGGACGCGCGCGCAGCCAGCTCAAGGCGCCCCCGCCCTCCGACCTCGAGACGCAGTAG
- the frdD gene encoding fumarate reductase subunit FrdD: MGKRANEPAVWFLFGTGGFVAGYLLPIHILLFGILIPLGVVADPGYEKLHHLVEHPLARIYLVVLCFFGFFHAAHRIRLTLVDFLRIKHLETALGVVLYFAAAIGSLFALHLALAV, from the coding sequence ATGGGCAAGCGCGCCAACGAACCGGCGGTCTGGTTCCTGTTCGGCACGGGCGGCTTTGTCGCCGGCTACCTGCTGCCGATCCACATCCTGCTCTTCGGTATCCTGATCCCGCTCGGCGTGGTCGCCGATCCGGGCTACGAGAAGCTGCACCATCTGGTCGAGCATCCGCTCGCGCGCATCTACCTGGTGGTGTTGTGCTTCTTCGGTTTCTTCCATGCCGCCCACCGGATTCGCCTGACCCTGGTCGATTTCCTGCGGATCAAGCACCTTGAAACCGCGCTCGGCGTGGTCCTGTATTTCGCAGCGGCTATCGGTTCGCTCTTCGCACTGCACCTGGCGCTCGCGGTCTGA
- the clpS gene encoding ATP-dependent Clp protease adapter ClpS — MSDEQHRITERARRRDDDGAGGGGRIPGGDTVVERRTRPETRTKRPPMYKVILLNDDYTPMEFVVEILKQVFHKPHAEATRIMLHVHQNGMGVAGVYPYEIAETKVRTVEELARESQYPLKCVMEKA; from the coding sequence ATGAGCGACGAACAGCATCGCATAACGGAACGGGCGCGCCGGCGCGACGACGACGGCGCGGGCGGCGGCGGCCGCATCCCGGGCGGCGACACCGTAGTCGAACGGCGCACGCGGCCGGAGACCCGCACCAAGCGGCCGCCCATGTACAAGGTGATCCTGCTCAACGACGACTACACGCCGATGGAATTCGTGGTCGAAATTCTCAAGCAGGTTTTTCACAAGCCGCACGCCGAAGCGACCCGCATCATGCTTCACGTGCATCAGAACGGGATGGGTGTGGCGGGGGTTTATCCGTACGAGATCGCCGAGACCAAGGTGCGCACGGTCGAGGAGTTGGCGCGCGAGAGCCAGTACCCGCTGAAGTGCGTGATGGAGAAGGCGTAG
- a CDS encoding DNA recombination protein RmuC: protein MELLVALLGVAVGAVVAWLLAARRWEGAVREINARMEERERSFAEQRALLESTERQLSDTFRAVATEAFEASHGSFLTLADQKLGSLVSPVKESLGKLDQQIREIEGARRQDYGALGEQVNSLLAAQKELRAEAANLARALRAPTVRGRWGEIQLKRVVEMAGMVERCDFYQQATAVGEDGRLRPDLRVQLPGGKNIIVDAKVPLQAYLEALEAPTEEARQERLRRHAQQVRAHLNQLASKAYWDQFQPAPEFVVLFLPGEPFFSAALEQDPALIEQGVAQRVILATPTTLISLLRAVAYGWRQEQLAENAQRISEMGRELADRFATMVEHLRRVGASLKSSVGAFNEAVGSFEGRVLPWARRLRELGVVGKKELGDLEKIDVTPREPAAPPEEANGVRAAK, encoded by the coding sequence ATGGAATTGCTGGTGGCTTTGCTTGGAGTGGCGGTGGGGGCGGTGGTCGCCTGGCTCCTCGCCGCGCGCCGATGGGAGGGCGCGGTGCGCGAGATCAACGCGCGGATGGAAGAGCGCGAGCGCAGCTTTGCCGAGCAGCGGGCGCTGCTGGAGAGCACCGAACGCCAGCTCTCCGACACTTTCCGCGCGGTCGCCACCGAAGCCTTCGAGGCGAGCCACGGCAGCTTCCTTACGCTCGCCGATCAGAAACTGGGCTCGCTGGTGAGCCCGGTGAAGGAATCGCTGGGCAAGCTGGACCAGCAGATCCGTGAAATCGAAGGTGCGCGCCGCCAGGACTACGGCGCGCTCGGCGAGCAGGTAAATTCGCTGCTCGCGGCGCAGAAGGAGCTGCGCGCCGAGGCCGCCAATCTGGCGCGCGCGCTGCGCGCGCCGACGGTGCGCGGCCGCTGGGGCGAAATCCAGCTCAAGCGGGTGGTCGAGATGGCCGGGATGGTCGAGCGTTGCGACTTTTACCAGCAGGCGACGGCCGTCGGCGAAGACGGCCGCTTGCGCCCCGACCTGCGCGTCCAATTGCCCGGCGGCAAGAACATCATCGTGGACGCCAAGGTGCCCTTGCAGGCCTATCTGGAAGCGCTCGAAGCGCCGACCGAGGAGGCGCGCCAGGAGCGGCTGCGCCGGCATGCGCAGCAGGTGCGCGCGCATCTCAACCAGCTCGCCTCCAAGGCGTACTGGGACCAGTTTCAGCCGGCGCCTGAGTTCGTCGTGCTGTTCCTGCCCGGCGAGCCGTTCTTCAGCGCGGCGCTCGAGCAGGATCCGGCGCTGATCGAGCAGGGTGTCGCCCAGCGCGTGATCCTGGCTACACCGACCACGCTGATCTCGCTGCTGCGCGCGGTGGCCTACGGCTGGCGCCAGGAACAGCTCGCCGAGAACGCGCAGCGGATCAGCGAGATGGGGCGCGAACTGGCTGATCGCTTCGCCACGATGGTCGAGCATCTGCGGCGCGTCGGCGCCTCGCTGAAATCGTCGGTCGGCGCGTTCAACGAGGCGGTCGGTTCGTTCGAGGGACGGGTTCTGCCGTGGGCGCGGCGCCTGCGCGAGCTGGGCGTGGTCGGCAAAAAGGAGCTCGGCGATCTCGAGAAAATCGACGTCACGCCGCGCGAGCCCGCCGCTCCGCCCGAGGAAGCCAACGGCGTGCGCGCGGCGAAGTAG
- a CDS encoding C4-type zinc ribbon domain-containing protein — protein MREEIARLMALQTIDRHLQELEQALSSVAGRVHQLRSEIETSQAELDRLTQEDQQASAARAQLERELAEGEAHIRNKRMRLNLVRNDKELQALGHEVEALRENNQRLEAEVLAAMQAAEPRGPRIKELSELIEKKRVELKTAEKEIAGELEELKMSIARQRAERDKQAAQVEPGLLQRYEMIFSRRGGLAVAVARSCTCQGCRMRLPPQLYNEIQKHLQIYFCPNCQRILYYEG, from the coding sequence TTGCGTGAAGAGATAGCCCGGCTGATGGCCCTGCAGACCATCGACCGGCACTTGCAGGAGCTCGAGCAAGCGTTGTCTTCGGTCGCGGGACGCGTCCACCAGCTCCGCAGCGAAATTGAAACCTCCCAGGCCGAACTCGATCGGCTCACCCAGGAAGATCAACAGGCATCCGCCGCCCGCGCCCAGCTCGAACGCGAGCTGGCCGAGGGCGAGGCGCACATCCGCAACAAACGGATGCGGCTCAACCTGGTGCGCAACGACAAGGAACTCCAGGCGCTCGGCCACGAGGTCGAGGCGTTGCGCGAGAACAACCAGCGGCTGGAAGCCGAGGTGCTGGCCGCGATGCAGGCGGCCGAGCCGCGCGGCCCGCGGATCAAGGAGCTCAGCGAGCTGATCGAGAAAAAGCGCGTCGAGCTCAAGACCGCCGAGAAGGAGATCGCTGGCGAGCTCGAGGAGCTCAAGATGTCCATCGCGCGCCAGCGCGCCGAGCGCGACAAGCAGGCGGCGCAGGTCGAGCCGGGGCTGCTTCAGCGCTACGAGATGATCTTCAGCCGGCGCGGCGGCCTGGCGGTGGCGGTGGCGAGGTCGTGCACCTGCCAGGGATGCCGGATGCGCCTGCCGCCGCAGCTTTATAACGAGATCCAGAAACACCTGCAAATCTACTTCTGCCCCAATTGCCAGAGGATCCTCTACTACGAGGGTTAG
- a CDS encoding succinate dehydrogenase/fumarate reductase iron-sulfur subunit, with translation MADTIVIEVARYSPENDAAPHFTRYEVPLRKDWMVLDALNYIKDNLDGSLTFRWSCRMGICGSCGMVVNGYERLTCETQLIQFVPGPVRVEPLRHFPIARDLVIDMTDFLEKLSKIRPWIIRKDTTPPAREYLQTPEQLGQFQQYSHCINCMLCYSACPVYGIDPHFIGPAALALAERYNLDSRDQGADERLDILSQHDGIWDCTVIGECSEVCPKEVDPSLAIQEFKLTATKEWYKSLLMPWGGK, from the coding sequence ATGGCGGACACGATAGTCATTGAGGTCGCGCGGTACTCGCCAGAGAACGACGCCGCGCCGCATTTCACGCGCTACGAGGTCCCGCTGCGCAAGGACTGGATGGTCCTCGATGCGCTCAACTACATCAAGGACAACCTCGACGGCTCGCTCACCTTCCGCTGGTCGTGCCGGATGGGGATTTGCGGGAGCTGCGGGATGGTGGTCAACGGCTACGAGCGGCTGACCTGCGAGACCCAGCTCATCCAGTTCGTGCCGGGGCCGGTGCGAGTCGAGCCGCTGCGCCATTTTCCAATCGCGCGCGATCTGGTGATCGACATGACCGACTTCCTCGAGAAGCTCTCGAAGATTCGGCCCTGGATCATCCGCAAGGACACCACGCCGCCGGCACGCGAGTATCTCCAGACGCCCGAGCAACTCGGCCAGTTCCAGCAATACAGCCACTGCATCAACTGCATGCTGTGCTACTCGGCCTGCCCCGTGTACGGGATCGATCCGCACTTCATCGGACCCGCCGCGCTCGCGCTGGCCGAGCGCTACAACCTCGACTCGCGCGACCAGGGCGCCGACGAGCGGCTCGACATCCTCTCGCAGCACGACGGGATCTGGGATTGCACGGTTATCGGCGAGTGCTCCGAGGTCTGCCCCAAAGAGGTCGATCCCTCGCTCGCCATCCAGGAGTTCAAGCTCACCGCCACCAAGGAATGGTACAAGTCGTTGCTGATGCCGTGGGGAGGCAAGTGA
- the clpA gene encoding ATP-dependent Clp protease ATP-binding subunit ClpA, protein MPASGVMLSRELQVTLQLAMTEAQNRRHEYVCLEHLLYAMLHDYTTSNVLRHCGANLDTLRRKLQGYLDEELEQLPRGRDFAPRYALGVQRALQRAALHAQSAGRAEINGPAVLVAMFHEDQSLAVNFLEEEGVTRFDVINFISHGVSKVGADEERRVRGTDDGEAEEEREEAEGEDEEEGGAPKLSPARALKRYAINLAERAAKGQIDPLIGRKHEVERAIHILLRRRKNNPVFVGEAGVGKTALAEGLALAIHEGRVPEALKGVEIYALDMGALLAGTRFRGDFEQRLKAVIKAASGNPKIVLFIDEIHTIVGAGSASGSTMDASNLLKPALASGELRCIGSTTYQEYKRSFDRDKALGRRFQRIDVAEPSQDEAIQILNGLKSYYEKHHNVRYTAPAIRAAVELSARYINDRYLPDKAIDVMDEAGVAARLRAGGPEPVTVGARDAERTVARMARIPERTVSSTDRARLQNLETELKQVVFGQDSAIEAVARAIKLARSGLSHPDRPVGAFLFAGPTGVGKTEVARQLARVMGVEFLRFDMSEYMERHTVSRLIGAPPGYVGFDQGGLLTDAINKNPHCVLLLDEIEKAHPDLFSILLQVMDHATLTDNNGRKADFRNVIIVMTTNAGAQELARTMIGFGTGVNVGNPRAAIDRMFSPEFRNRLSAIIEFAGLSPQIIARVVDKFVGELAERLAAQKVRLEVSPAARKWLAERGFDPRFGARPLGRLIESEIARALADEVLFGALSKGGVARVDLAGDKLIYAFASAAVKSSAPAEPAD, encoded by the coding sequence ATGCCGGCCTCGGGTGTGATGCTGAGCCGCGAGTTGCAGGTCACGCTGCAACTGGCGATGACCGAGGCGCAGAACCGGCGCCACGAGTACGTCTGCCTGGAGCATCTGCTCTATGCGATGCTCCACGACTACACGACCAGCAACGTGCTGCGCCACTGCGGCGCCAATCTCGACACGCTGCGCCGCAAGCTTCAGGGCTACCTCGACGAGGAGCTCGAGCAGCTTCCGCGCGGGCGCGATTTCGCGCCGCGCTACGCGCTCGGCGTGCAACGCGCGCTCCAGCGCGCAGCGCTCCATGCGCAGTCGGCCGGACGCGCGGAGATCAACGGACCCGCGGTGCTGGTCGCGATGTTTCACGAGGACCAGTCCCTGGCGGTGAACTTCCTCGAGGAGGAGGGCGTCACCCGCTTCGACGTGATCAACTTCATCTCTCACGGCGTCTCCAAGGTCGGCGCCGACGAGGAGCGCAGGGTGCGCGGCACCGACGACGGCGAGGCCGAAGAGGAGCGCGAGGAGGCCGAGGGCGAGGACGAGGAGGAGGGCGGGGCGCCGAAACTGTCGCCGGCACGCGCGCTCAAACGCTACGCGATAAATCTCGCCGAGCGCGCAGCCAAGGGCCAGATCGATCCCCTTATCGGGCGCAAGCACGAGGTCGAGCGCGCCATCCACATCCTCTTGCGCCGGCGCAAGAACAACCCGGTGTTCGTCGGCGAGGCCGGGGTAGGCAAGACCGCGCTTGCCGAGGGGCTGGCGCTGGCGATCCATGAGGGGCGCGTGCCCGAGGCGCTTAAGGGCGTCGAGATCTACGCGCTCGATATGGGCGCGCTGCTCGCCGGCACGCGCTTTCGCGGTGATTTCGAGCAGCGGCTCAAGGCGGTGATCAAGGCCGCCAGCGGCAATCCCAAGATCGTGCTCTTCATCGACGAGATCCACACCATCGTCGGCGCTGGTTCGGCGTCGGGCTCGACGATGGATGCCTCCAACTTGCTCAAGCCGGCGCTCGCCTCGGGCGAGCTGCGATGTATCGGCTCGACCACTTACCAGGAGTACAAGCGCTCGTTCGATCGCGACAAGGCGCTCGGCCGGCGTTTCCAGCGCATCGACGTCGCCGAGCCCAGCCAGGACGAGGCGATACAGATCCTGAACGGCCTCAAGAGCTACTACGAAAAGCATCACAACGTGCGCTACACGGCGCCCGCGATCCGCGCCGCGGTCGAGCTTTCCGCGCGCTACATCAACGATCGATACCTGCCCGACAAGGCAATTGACGTGATGGACGAGGCGGGAGTGGCGGCGCGCCTGCGCGCCGGCGGCCCCGAGCCGGTGACGGTTGGCGCGCGCGATGCCGAGCGCACGGTGGCGCGGATGGCGCGGATTCCCGAACGCACGGTGTCGTCAACCGACCGCGCGCGGTTGCAGAACCTTGAAACCGAGCTCAAGCAGGTCGTCTTCGGCCAGGATAGCGCGATCGAGGCGGTGGCGCGCGCGATCAAGCTGGCGCGCTCGGGCCTGTCGCATCCCGACCGCCCGGTCGGCGCGTTTCTGTTCGCCGGCCCCACCGGCGTCGGCAAGACCGAAGTCGCCCGCCAGCTCGCGCGCGTGATGGGGGTGGAATTCCTGCGCTTCGACATGAGCGAGTACATGGAGCGCCACACGGTCTCGCGGCTGATTGGTGCGCCGCCGGGCTACGTCGGCTTCGACCAGGGCGGGCTGCTGACCGACGCGATCAACAAGAATCCGCACTGCGTGCTCCTGCTCGATGAGATCGAGAAGGCCCATCCGGACCTCTTCAGCATCCTGCTCCAAGTGATGGACCATGCGACGCTGACCGACAACAACGGGCGCAAGGCCGACTTCCGCAACGTGATCATCGTGATGACGACCAACGCCGGCGCGCAGGAGCTGGCGCGCACGATGATCGGCTTCGGCACCGGGGTCAATGTCGGCAATCCGCGCGCCGCCATCGACCGAATGTTCAGTCCCGAATTCCGCAACCGGCTCTCCGCGATCATCGAATTCGCCGGGCTCAGCCCCCAGATCATCGCGCGCGTGGTGGACAAGTTCGTCGGCGAGCTGGCCGAGCGCCTGGCCGCACAGAAGGTGCGGCTCGAAGTGTCGCCGGCGGCGAGGAAATGGCTCGCCGAGCGCGGCTTCGACCCGCGCTTCGGCGCGCGCCCGCTGGGGCGGCTTATCGAATCCGAGATCGCGCGCGCGCTCGCCGACGAGGTGCTGTTCGGCGCGCTCAGCAAGGGCGGCGTGGCCAGGGTCGATCTTGCCGGCGACAAGCTGATTTACGCCTTTGCGTCCGCAGCCGTAAAATCGTCTGCGCCCGCCGAACCGGCCGACTGA
- a CDS encoding enoyl-CoA hydratase/isomerase family protein: MKHFSVERHERVEVWSYRNEPMNYFVAPAARELLELIGRAEADAELRAIVITGAIEGKFITHYSVDELARMAADPGECARVFPEMEAGFHRMLDRLMLMPKAVIAAINGDCMGGGYELALACDLRLAADGPYQIGLPEVVLGILPGGGGTQRLPRLIGRGRALEAMLFGTAYAPREAERMGMVNRVIAPDTLMAFATGWARTLAKRPPRSIAAIKRAVHLGADLPLAEGLYIERAEMRDVMCSDDARLMMNAYNAAVAADPMKARSDFLAGVGVPDAQGR, encoded by the coding sequence ATGAAACATTTCAGCGTTGAGCGCCATGAACGCGTCGAGGTATGGAGCTACCGCAACGAGCCGATGAATTACTTCGTCGCGCCGGCCGCCCGCGAACTGCTGGAGCTTATCGGCCGTGCCGAGGCCGACGCCGAGCTGCGCGCGATTGTGATCACCGGCGCTATCGAAGGCAAGTTCATCACCCACTACAGTGTGGACGAGCTGGCGCGGATGGCGGCCGACCCGGGTGAGTGCGCGCGCGTCTTTCCCGAGATGGAGGCCGGATTTCATCGAATGCTGGATCGGTTGATGCTGATGCCCAAGGCGGTGATCGCCGCGATCAACGGCGACTGCATGGGCGGCGGCTACGAACTGGCGCTTGCCTGCGACCTGCGCCTGGCCGCCGACGGCCCCTACCAGATTGGACTGCCCGAGGTTGTGCTCGGCATCCTGCCGGGCGGCGGCGGTACCCAGCGACTGCCGCGGCTTATCGGGCGGGGCAGGGCGCTGGAGGCGATGCTGTTCGGGACGGCGTACGCGCCGCGCGAGGCCGAGCGGATGGGAATGGTCAACCGGGTAATTGCGCCGGACACGCTGATGGCGTTTGCGACGGGATGGGCGCGGACGCTGGCGAAGCGGCCGCCGCGCTCGATTGCCGCGATCAAGCGCGCGGTCCATCTGGGAGCCGACCTGCCGCTTGCCGAGGGCTTGTATATTGAGCGCGCCGAGATGCGCGACGTGATGTGCAGCGACGACGCGCGTCTTATGATGAACGCCTACAACGCGGCGGTCGCGGCCGACCCGATGAAGGCGCGCAGCGATTTCCTCGCGGGCGTCGGCGTCCCCGACGCCCAGGGCCGCTGA